One genomic region from Dermacentor variabilis isolate Ectoservices chromosome 6, ASM5094787v1, whole genome shotgun sequence encodes:
- the LOC142586143 gene encoding arylamine N-acetyltransferase-like: MESGALVSPQQNIDCSLQYGESSEHPDPVLFAAARKRKIDFSGYRMGPLNPKELLLYLDVLKLEPSTLSEPNLTTLNTLILAHLERIPFQGIDTFVGHQPPLDDDSVFRKLIEQRRGGYCVELNNIFGRLLLTLGFKFNIRAARVRWGRPLDTPLTPLGHMLFCVDLGEEGEYFADVGFGGPNPFKALPVEGDAEPYRVRRLDEEGNIEVAIKSTGRGVASASWRPLYHVFPPPQKWIDFVPQNWYASLHPRSLFRNVLMVGRFVDDSWLTLVDGRFCRRSTIGQVEQRHVTEVEEVLRLFGTEFALKLNPTIDLDFLRCRIKSVI, translated from the coding sequence ATGGAAAGTGGAGCGCTCGTCTCACCGCAGCAAAACATTGACTGCAGTTTGCAATATGGTGAGTCCTCAGAGCATCCGGACCCCGTGCTGTTTGCCGCAGCCCGAAAGCGGAAGATCGACTTCAGTGGCTACCGCATGGGACCACTTAACCCGAAAGAACTGCTTCTCTACCTTGACGTCCTGAAACTAGAGCCCAGTACATTGAGTGAACCCAACCTCACCACCTTGAACACCCTCATCTTAGCCCACCTTGAACGAATCCCTTTCCAGGGGATAGACACTTTCGTCGGCCATCAGCCGCCGCTTGATGACGACTCAGTGTTCCGTAAGTTGATTGAGCAGCGCCGGGGTGGCTACTGCGTGGAGCTCAATAACATCTTCGGGAGGCTCTTGCTGACACTGGGCTTCAAGTTCAACATTCGGGCTGCCAGGGTCCGCTGGGGCCGTCCGCTGGACACGCCACTGACCCCTCTAGGACACATGCTCTTCTGCGTCGACCTGGGCGAGGAAGGAGAGTACTTCGCAGATGTGGGCTTTGGCGGGCCCAACCCGTTCAAAGCCCTGCCTGTAGAAGGCGACGCTGAACCGTATCGTGTGCGCAGACTCGATGAAGAAGGCAACATCGAGGTGGCCATCAAGTCGACGGGACGCGGTGTCGCATCGGCGAGTTGGCGTCCCTTGTACCACGTGTTTCCTCCGCCGCAAAAGTGGATCGACTTCGTGCCACAGAACTGGTACGCCTCGCTGCACCCGCGGTCGTTGTTCCGTAACGTGCTCATGGTGGGGCGCTTCGTTGATGATTCGTGGCTGACGCTGGTGGACGGCCGCTTTTGCCGCCGCTCGACGATCGGGCAAGTGGAACAGCGTCATGTCACGGAGGTGGAAGAAGTTCTTCGCCTCTTCGGCACCGAGTTTGCTTTAAAGCTGAATCCCACCATTGACCTCGACTTCCTCAGGTGCCGGATTAAGAGCGTTATTTAG